The sequence TTTCTATTCGTTAATCAAGTGAATCATCATCGTTTGCTCAACATTAAAAGAGGATTACACTGATATAGCAATCCTAACTGAGAATGGAACAGGGGTCGCAGGGGCACCGCCCCCCTATTTGGTTCTGGCGAATTTTTGCTGCGTAATGGTTGAGGATTGCTATAGAAATACCCTAAAACAGGGGTAACTGTTGCTCCGGTGGTTGTTTGCCCAAATGCACCCAAGCGGGAGCCAAAGCCACCCGTCCCCGGGGCGTGCGCTGGAGATAACCGATTTGCATCAGGTAGGGTTCATACACATCCTCAATGGTCTGGGGGTCTTCGCCACTCATGGCCGCCAGGGTGTCCAAACCCGCCGGACCCCCCTGAAATTGCTCGATGAGAATCGTCAATAGGGTGCGATCCAGCCCGTCCAACCCCTGGGGATCAACGGCCAATAGTTCTAAAGCGGTGGCGGCCAATTCCGGGGTAATCACCGGGGCGTTTTGCACCTGGGCATAGTCCCGCACCCGTTTCAAAAGCCGATTGGCAATCCTGGGGGTTCCCCGTGACCGTTGGGCAATGGTTTCCGCCCCGGCGGGGGTCAAACAAACCGCCAACCGTTCGGCCGTGCGGGTAATAATTTGCGCCAATTCCGGCACGGTATAAAATCGCAGTCGTTGTACCAGCCCAAACCGGTCCCGCAAGGGGGAACTCAAGGCACCCACCCGGGTCGTCGCCCCCACCAGCGTAAATTTGGGCAACGTCAAGGAACGGGTACGGGCACTGGCTCCCTTGCCGACCGTGACATCCACCCGAAAATCCTCCATCGCCGAGTAGAGGGTTTCCTCCGTCACCCGGGGCAGGCGGTGAATTTCATCCACAAATAAAATATCCCCGGCGTCCAAATTCACCAACAGGCCAACAATGTCCCGGGGGCGTTCCAACGAAGGGCCGCTGGTAATATGGCATTGGCGACCCAGCTCCTGCGCCAGGATCAACGAGAGGGTCGTTTTCCCCAACCCCGGCGGGCCATAGAGCAACAGGTGATCCAGGGGTTCCCCCCGCCCCTTGGCCGCCCCCACCGCAATCTCCAGAACTTGTTTCAGTTCCGTTTGCCCCAGATATTCCGCTAAGGATTGGGGACGCAGGGAATCCTCCGGCAGAATTTGGGTCTCCTGCGCCGTCACCTGGGGCTTTAAGAGCGGATTGCGCCCCCCCTCACCCTGGGAGGAGACAATCGCCATGACTAGGTGGGCAATTTGACTTCAATATCCACCCCCGCCGGTAAGTCCAATTTCATCAGCGCATCAATGGTCTTGGACTGGGGCTGGTAAATGTCAATGATCCGCCGATGGGTGCGGCTCTCGAAATGCTCCCGGGAGTCCTTGTCCACGTGGGGGGAACGCAACAGGCAGTAAATCCGCCGTTTGGTGGGCAAGGGAATCGGGCCGACCGCATGGGCTTGGGTGCGGTTGACCGTATCCATGATCCGCTCACAGGAAGTATCCAACAGGCGATGGTCGTAGGCCTGCAGGCGAATACGGATTTTTTGTTTGGTCAAAGGGGTCATC comes from Synechococcus sp. C9 and encodes:
- the ruvB gene encoding Holliday junction branch migration DNA helicase RuvB; this encodes MAIVSSQGEGGRNPLLKPQVTAQETQILPEDSLRPQSLAEYLGQTELKQVLEIAVGAAKGRGEPLDHLLLYGPPGLGKTTLSLILAQELGRQCHITSGPSLERPRDIVGLLVNLDAGDILFVDEIHRLPRVTEETLYSAMEDFRVDVTVGKGASARTRSLTLPKFTLVGATTRVGALSSPLRDRFGLVQRLRFYTVPELAQIITRTAERLAVCLTPAGAETIAQRSRGTPRIANRLLKRVRDYAQVQNAPVITPELAATALELLAVDPQGLDGLDRTLLTILIEQFQGGPAGLDTLAAMSGEDPQTIEDVYEPYLMQIGYLQRTPRGRVALAPAWVHLGKQPPEQQLPLF
- the rpsJ gene encoding 30S ribosomal protein S10, which gives rise to MMTPLTKQKIRIRLQAYDHRLLDTSCERIMDTVNRTQAHAVGPIPLPTKRRIYCLLRSPHVDKDSREHFESRTHRRIIDIYQPQSKTIDALMKLDLPAGVDIEVKLPT